One Oryza sativa Japonica Group chromosome 8, ASM3414082v1 DNA window includes the following coding sequences:
- the LOC4345718 gene encoding uncharacterized protein: MASPERRSSTTTTSSLLGSFRTAVKKVRFLLSFSATRWILSSIVGSRAGPRRRVSFGPAARPPSLLDYEGSAIVSPPARSGAPSRTASLGPSPARTVTRTSSAASSELLRTSSAGSSSSSPAGGGGDDDIDRRAELFIANFYKHIQMERQVSLQLRYLDRTPSR; the protein is encoded by the coding sequence atggCGTCGCCGGAGAGGCGATCgtccacgacgacgacgtcgtcgctCCTCGGCAGCTTTCGGACGGCGGTCAAGAAGGTCCGGTTCCTGCTCTCCTTCAGCGCGACGCGGTGGATCCTTTCCTCCATCGTCGGCTCGCGCGCCGGGCCGCGGCGCCGCGTCAGCTTCGgcccggcggcgcggccgcctaGCCTGCTCGACTACGAGGGCAGCGCCATCGTGTCGCCGCCGGCCAGGTCGGGGGCGCCGTCCAGGACGGCGAGCCTggggccgtcgccggcgaggaccgTGACGCGGACGAGCAGCGCGGCGTCCTCGGAGCTGCTGAGGACGTCGAGcgccgggtcgtcgtcgtcgtcgcccgccggcggcggcggcgacgacgacatcgACCGGCGAGCCGAGCTGTTCATCGCCAACTTCTACAAGCACATACAGATGGAGCGGCAGGTGTCGCTGCAGCTTCGGTACTTGGACAGGACGCCATCCAGGTGA
- the LOC136351493 gene encoding serine/threonine-protein phosphatase 7 long form homolog, with protein MFTSTHGHAVDFRLVHYARSIADAQPQDVPQWSWGSAVLAATYRALCEACTKTDAGAIIAGCPMLLQLWAAERFAIGRPVVDSAPYGVGRSAQWPEDGPTMGTYWCRRGRRYAHVQVRRGYPDFVFEFDRLQPSDVIWEPYTEEAVAARAPLGLSSLCTRDQAYWLTILPMVFDIFVEPHCPQRVMRQFGLRQVFPGNVQPTVPPADHSLTRRGQLAGALWAPRVQQYVDDWVLATEEVINELFPYTEKNYRDYLRWYLPRTRARVTFTPDAPEPHVAAVTDAYPTHRDRDYFVAVRPICITSNNYFIYLA; from the exons atgttcactagcacccacgggcacgctgtggacttccggctggtccactacgcacggtccatcgcggatgctcagccacaggacgtgccacagtggagctggggttctgccgtgctagcagccacgtaccgtgccctctgtgaggcgtgcacgaagactgacgcgggagcgatcatcgctggctgccctatgttgcttcagctttgggcagccgagaggtttgccatagggcgaccagtggtggacagcgcaccctacggggttggtcgcagcgcgcagtggccagaggacggtcccacgatggggacttactggtgtcgacgtggg cgtcgttacgctcacgtccaggtgagacgtggttacccggacttcgtgttcgagtttgaccgtctccagccgagcgacgtcatctgggagccgtacacagaagaggccgttgctgcgagagcaccgctaggactttcgtccttgtgcacacgcgaccaggcttactggctcaccatcctgccgatggtgttcgacattttcgttgagcctcactgcccgcagcgtgtgatgagacagttcggacttaggcaggtgtttccgggcaacgtgcagccgaccgtcccccctgccgaccactc gttgactcgacggggacagctagcaggcgcactttgggctccacgtgtacagcagtacgttgacgactgggtgttagctacagaggaggtgatcaacgagctcttcccataCACGGAgaagaactaccgtgactaccttcgctggtaccttcctcgcactcgtgcgcgtgtgaccttcactccagacgccccagagccgcacgttgccgctgtcacggacgcgtatcccacgcaccgtgaccgagactacttcgtggcggtacgtccaatttgtattacttccaacaattatttcatttatcttgcataa
- the LOC136351351 gene encoding uncharacterized protein, with the protein MEINNNFGGAVGSLPSGFGKKPWLVQAQGTETLSFVDILDRSLHVRVVPDLQGKLCLGCVHGGDWLLMVDEITGGCFLFCLSNSSTISLPPLREPLGDMGACVVLGSSPLNRDCTVVITSLPEPEESFLLHCHPGDEEWTKLMVPLGSDRLFGKLVNCAGQLYSLSSFRKLLTIDVIDDALHAKILNIEWESSCGHNFEPYIVESCGKLFVVLASLYGYPYNCPLNGVSVYRLDRAESMLKKVDDIGTDRAFLISGHYGFSCTAMEGLVQGNCVYIVWSGYDCERIYKFCLDDMTISLQPILAHPTEDLRRGFWSVPAGIEATELVQSAPSIHCDTEVNVLNNFNKDEDAQATIKASWQDLPIEMLELIVSNLSLVDRLRFPSVCKQWSSVSNPVAQAKVWPWLMHCVRQDGACKMFDPLCGVEYSMKVGPFDANERQAFRFSKDGWVIVTQSDDNIFVINPFTKEIVKLSMASGWYRFTGISFSSVPTSPDCVFLGVCSSPKGDGIKVWTCRPNEEETEDNEIYYEEETEDEERDSEENEINYEEEADQDEEREAEENEINYNEEAEDEESETEEDYWSEFDFENDEVMFPVARNNPVYFRGEFYFLGQRGNLSVFNPGNNEWRILDKPEPIRADLTPYDEGKEACYMVELRGELIAVFHRNANEPPRVLKLDESKMEWVEIEDIGGGALFLDYRASIALPSSEAGHGNRIYFPKFSEDGKKAIFYDLEAKKYSPMFYGAKEPMNCVWFVPKLQSDEYS; encoded by the exons ATGGAGATCAATAACAATTTCGGCGGCGCAGTAGGATCGCTGCCGTCGGGCTTTGGCAAGAAGCCATGGTTGGTTCAAGCGCAGGGAACTGAGACGTTGTCCTTCGTCGACATATTGGACAGAAGCTTGCACGTGAGAGTTGTTCCTGATCTGCAAGGCAAGCTGTGCTTGGGATGTGTCCACGGCGGCGACTGGCTGCTCATGGTGGACGAGATCACCGGCGGCTGCTTCCTTTTCTGTCTCTCAAACTCGTCCACGATCTCGCTGCCACCGTTGCGGGAGCCGTTAGGAGACATGGGAGCATGCGTAGTGTTGGGGTCATCGCCGTTGAACCGTGACTGCACCGTGGTGATTACCAGTCTACCTGAACCGGAAGAGAGCTTCCTGCTCCATTGCCACCCCGGCGACGAGGAGTGGACCAAGCTGATGGTACCACTCGGCTCTGACAGGTTGTTCGGCAAACTCGTCAACTGCGCAGGACAGTTatactctctctcttcctttaggAAATTGCTCACCATAGATGTGATCGATGATGCTCTCCATGCTAAGATATTGAATATTGAGTGGGAGAGTTCATGCGGTCACAATTTTGAACCGTACATCGTCGAGTCGTGCGGCAAACTGTTCGTTGTCCTAGCATCGTTATACGGGTATCCCTACAACTGCCCGCTTAATGGGGTTTCCGTGTATCGTCTAGATCGAGCCGAGTCAATGCTTAAGAAGGTGGACGACATTGGCACCGATCGTGCCTTCCTCATCTCAGGTCACTATGGCTTCTCGTGCACCGCCATGGAAGGGCTGGTGCAAGGCAACTGCGTCTACATCGTGTGGTCAGGCTACGACTGCGAGAGGATTTACAAGTTCTGCTTGGATGATATGACGATCAGCTTACAGCCGATCCTTGCTCACCCCACTGAAGATTTGCGAAGGGGATTTTGGTCGGTTCCTGCAGG GATCGAAGCTACGGAATTAGTACAATCAGCCCCATCAATTCATTGTGATACAGAG GTTAATGTATTGAACAATTTCAACAAGGATGAGGATGCACAAGCTACCATCAAGGCATCATGGCAAGACCTTCCAATAGAGATGCTAGAGTTAATAGTTTCAAATCTATCATTGGTCGATCGACTACGATTTCCATCAGTTTGCAAGCAGTGGAGCTCGGTTTCCAACCCAGTTGCACAAGCAAAGGTTTGGCCATGGCTCATGCACTGTGTTAGGCAAGATGGTGCTTGCAAGATGTTTGATCCTCTATGTGGCGTCGAGTATTCTATGAAGGTTGGTCCATTTGATGCCAACGAGCGACAGGCCTTCCGCTTCTCCAAAGACGGGTGGGTGATCGTCACCCAGAGTGACGACAACATCTTCGTCATAAACCCATTCACAAAAGAGATTGTGAAGCTCTCTATGGCCAGCGGCTGGTACAGATTCACTGGCATCTCATTCTCGTCGGTGCCTACTTCACCAGATTGTGTATTCCTGGGTGTGTGTAGCTCTCCCAAAGGCGATGGGATCAAAGTGTGGACATGTCGGCCCAATGAGGAAGAGACCGAGGATAATGAGATATACTACGAGGAAGAGACTGAGGATGAGGAGAGAGACTCCGAGGAGAATGAGATAAACTACGAGGAAGAGGCTGATCAGGATGAGGAGAGAGAGGCTGAGGAGAATGAGATAAACTACAATGAAGAGGCTGAGGATGAGGAGAGTGAGACCGAGGAGGATTATTGGAGTGAGTTTGATTTTGAGAACGACGAAGTCATGTTCCCAGTGGCACGCAATAATCCAGTCTATTTCCGAGGGGAGTTCTACTTCCTTGGGCAGAGGGGCAACCTTTCAGTCTTCAACCCAGGCAACAACGAGTGGAGAATACTCGATAAACCGGAGCCCATCCGCGCTGATCTAACTCCCTACGATGAGGGCAAGGAAGCTTGCTACATGGTTGAGCTAAGAGGAGAACTGATAGCCGTGTTCCATCGTAACGCCAATGAGCCCCCACGAGTGCTCAAACTCGATGAGTCCAAGATGGAATGGGTTGAAATTGAGGACATTGGTGGAGGAGCTTTGTTTTTGGATTACAGGGCATCTATTGCCTTGCCATCATCTGAAGCTGGACATGGTAATAGGATTTATTTCCCAAAGTTTAGTGAAGATGGAAAGAAAGCAATTTTCTATGATCTGGAGGCCAAGAAGTATAGCCCGATGTTCTACGGAGCTAAGGAACCAATGAACTGTGTTTGGTTTGTGCCTAAGTTACAGTCTGATGAATACTCCTAG